The Bos mutus isolate GX-2022 chromosome 11, NWIPB_WYAK_1.1, whole genome shotgun sequence nucleotide sequence TACCGTGTTCCCAGAACACACATTCTCTACGACAGAAACCCTCGCTGTCAGAACAGGAATCTCTTTTCTGTCAAGGGTGATAGCCTTCAGGGGACCATGGTTCTGGGGACCGAGCAGGGCTCTCCAGTCCCTAAGCTGGTGCAGGGGAGGCCGTGGCCCCTGGCGCCCAGGCCCGCAGAACAGTCCTGGGGGTCCAGGGAGCCTGTCCCAAGGAGACGTCGGTCTCCACACTTGTAAAGCCCTCTACCTGCCTGATCTCCTTctcgaggcccagagaggctacGTGCCCTTGACAAGAGCAGACTAGTGACGTAATAGGGTTATACCTCAGTTTGGTCTCTGATATCTGATATGGTTTTCTTTCCCTGACCTACTATTTTCAGAGCTAAGATTTTTACTGAAATGGGTAATTATGGCAGTGGCCTTATGAGAGATTctaaggaggaaaagagaagacgCAGGCTCCTATCTCCACAGCTTGCTGTTGCCTCTCCATCACTTTCTTTTCCCCATACTGTGAGAAGGATACAAGCAGTCCCCCAAATAGAAAACATTAATAAACTAGATAACATTGAACTCCAAGTCTTCTAGGTGTCAGGCATCCTTATCAGTGGAGGACTGAAATCACTGTGAGGGAAAGAGGGGTCCTGCTTACCTCGGTAGGATATGCTGCTCGTGCGAATAATCAAACAGTAAATGCAAAGTAACACTTGTAACATGCTTTCCTAAAAACTATTGATCAATTGATAGATTGACTTGGCTACATCAGAATCTTcactgcatcatgtgggatctttgattttGGTGCAAAGGCTCTCTAGGCGAGGCACACAGGCTTCGTAGTTGAGGCACACGGGCTTGGTGGTTATGGCACGTGGGCTTGACTGGTCctccacttgtggaatcttccgggaccagggatcacacccatgtcccctgcataaCCACCGGATGGCCGGGGAAGTCCCGATACTCACATTTTGATCATTTGTATAGTAATAATCtttgtaatgggcttccctggtggctcagatggtaaagaatccacgtgcaatgcaggagatctgggttcgatccctgggttgggaagatcccctggaggatggcatagcaacccactccagtattcttgcctggagaattccatggacagaggagcctggcgggctacagtccatggggtctctaagagtcggacatgactgagtgactaagcactgcacATCACACAAAAGTGTTGACAGTTAAAATAGGCTAGAATATTTACTGTctgtaaatttgttttttcaACATGGGGAGAGGGGTCTGTGGTTCTCCTCCACCCTGAAGGTGGGGTTTGAGCCAAGACCTGGTGAAACCTGGTGAGCAGGGGTCTCATTGCTGTCTGGAGGCGGAGGGTCACTTCTGGTCTCAGCTGGCCAGGAAGCCTGTCTGTATCCACACGCAGGCATGTGGAAGGTGCCAGAAGGTGCCCCTCTGCTTCACAGGCCTTAGGAAGATGATGGATCCTAGGGCTGTCTCCTACTCAGAGGGGCCGgtattttctgtttcagtttgAAGGAAGGAAGTACTGTGAACATGACTTCCAGATGCTCTTTGCTCCTTGCTGTCATCAGTGTGGTAAGTGTTGGTGCCCAACCTGCCGTGAAAAGTAAGTTTCCTCCTGCAGGACTTCCTCCCACGAGCTGCGTAGGAGGGAGAGTCATCAGGTGCTTGTCAGCCGCACTCCCCGTCATCGAGGTTAACCACCTGGAAGAGTCCCAGCCCGAGAGCTCCGGTTCTCATGGCCCGAGGGGTGACTGACCCCAGGACCTGCTGGGCTTCCATGCAGTTCCCTTTTGTCAATGCAGTTGGTGGGGGGCAGCAGGGACCTCGAGAGGCACAGGGGTGGCCTGCCGGTCACACAGCCGGAGAACGTGGGATTAGCGAGTAGATGCTGAGAAGCCTAGATGCAGGAAGAAGTTAAGTCTGCGTTACAAGAAAGCAGGCTGTGGATTTCTGCTTTCTGTGCCCATGACCTCATATAACCACAGGCCTTGGAGAGGGAGAGCCCACACCTTGTTTAGAAAAGGAGAGCAGACCCAGAGATGAGAAGATGGCCCGAGAATGTGGCTGCAGGGCCAAACACAAGGGCTCAGGGGACACGGAGGCGTTTTTCTAACACAGCACCTCCTGTGGGATCCTAGCACAGGGAGAATGGTTTCCCGgggctgtgggcagggaggccGAGCTGCGGCCTGAGTGTCCCTCCCGCAGGTGAATTCATCATCGGCCGGGTGATCAAAGCCATGAACAACAGCTGGCACCCCGAGTGCTTCCGCTGTGACCTGTGCCAGGAGGTCTTGGCTGACATTGGTTTCGTCAAGAACGCCGGGAGGTATGAGCAGGGCACCAGTCCCCTCAgggcaggtgggtgggtgggcagggtggTGCGGCAGGGTCGCCTGTGCTCCAGGTCATGCGCGTGCACTGTGGCTGGCCGGGCCTGTGGGGGACGCCCTGGCATTGTCCTGCATCTGGCATGGCTGCTAGGGGGATCTTTTAAGTGCTACCTGATCATCTGAGTGGGAGTAAGTAGCTTCCTGTGGAAAGTGGGGCTTGGTTCTGCTCTTGAAACACAGCAGTGATTTTTAAGAAACGGTCTCTTGAATTTCTTTGCATAGATatgggaagctttttttttttttttttaattattagaagAACGTTGGATTTTAAATGTCAGCTTCTGTGGCTCTGTTTAGGCACCTGTGTCGCCCCTGTCATAACCGGGAGAAAGCCCGGGGCCTCGGCAAATACATCTGCCAGAAGTGCCACGCCATCATCGATGAGCAGCCATTGATATTCAAGAACGACCCCTACCATCCAGACCACTTCAACTGCGCCAACTGCGGGTAGGCCCACGTTCTCTTGCTTACTGTATAGACAGTGGAAATAAGTGAACACACTGACCTGGGTATTACTGTTACTCCGGCACCCAAACTggtttttttcagcttttaatcCGGAAAATGTTAAACCTATAGGAGAGTCAAGAGACTCATACACAGAGAACCCCAGACCCTTCATGAAGTCTCACTGGGTAACATgttgccatgtgtgtgtgtgtgtacaagtgTGCATAAACATGTACCTTTAAATGTgtgtatttagtcactcagtcatgtctgattcttgagacaccacagactgtagtccaccaggctcctctgtccatgggatttcccaggcaagaatcctggagtgggttgccatgccctcctccagggggatcttcccaacccagggatcaaacctgtgtctcctgcattggcaggtggattctttaccactgtgccacctgggaagccctaatacatTTGAATAATCAGCTCATATTAAAATATCCCCAGTGATCCCCACAGCTGTTTTTCATCACATTGTTTTTAATACAGGGTCCCCTCTTCCatgcaaagaaaaaaactttaaatggtCTTATCTTTGTATCCAAATGGATATAACTATCACAGTTGTAACCATTAGTGTTTAAACTACATCTATTTACTTTGGCTCTCTATTTACATCTGTTTTTTCTTCAGAAGCTCAGGATATGTTGTTAGGCTATGTGTTTCACAGTCTGCTGTGTAGTATAAGAATTTAATGGAAAAGGTACTTGACCATAGTCAGCATGACTGTCCTGGCTGTTACCACGGGGAGTAGAGAACTGCAATGAAAGCTGACAGACAGCTTATTTGGGGGATTCAGTTCCGGCTTGGTCTGGTTTTCTTGCCTGTCCTCCCTCTGTTCATTCTCCATGAGCACTTCTCCTAAAGaaccttttaaaaacagatgaaatCCATCTTGTTTGGGGGCCACCTCAGTTTATTAATTCAGGAGACTGAAGACAGTAGTGAACTCAAGCATTTGTCAGGGGAGCAGTCTGGGCGTTTGGTCTGTGTGTTTTCTACGAACCTAAAGCTGTTCTTAGCAGCTTGTTAGTGAGTGTCAGGAAGTGGAACTGGTCTCCACACTCTTGTTATTTTAGGAAGGTAGCATTAGCAGGTCTGTCCCTGGGCCTGCATCCCTCTCCCCCAGCTTCTTAAGGAAAACAAGGAGGGACTCTATAATAAAAGTGACAGCAGAGACAAGGGGCCACGTGGGGGTACGTCTGACTGGTTGTCATTGGGTGATGTTTATGTTGACACGAATATGAAGCCTGCTGAAGCTGTTCAATCACTGTGACCACCTCTCGGGGGAACAAGCAGTTATGGGGTTGTTGCGGTGGTCTATTCAGATGCCTTATCTCAGGGCGTCAGCCACACCAGCCACCGGCTCTCCCCTTGCTGATGGTACTCAGTGGTTCCTCTCTCGGGCAGGAAGGAGCTGACTGCTGATGCCCGGGAGCTCAAGGGGGAGCTGTACTGCCTGCCATGCCACGACAAGATGGGGGTGCCCATCTGCGGTGCCTGCCGCCGTCCCATCGAGGGGCGTGTGGTGAATGCCATGGGCAAGCAGTGGCACGTGGAGGTGAGTGCCCATGGCAGGGTGACCGGGCCCTCGCACACCCAAGGATCAGGGGTGCCAACAAGGCTGGGGGATGCTGAGGGGTGAGTGGGGGCACTTGGTGACTGTCAACTTTGTGGAAAACTAAGAACGTAGACGGCACGGTGCTGTGATCAGCCTGTGACGGTGCGGGGAGACTTGGTTCCTGGTCCAACCCAGAGAGGCATCCACGTATCCTCTCTTTTCTCATTCTGCTGTTGAGTCAGAGCCTCCAGATGCTGGATGAAGGCTGGGATGACCCTGGTCACTTCAGGGTCGCTTGTGACCCAGATGACACCAGCACCTAGGCTTTCATGGATCTTCTCTTTAGCTCTGGAGCTTTGCTTCACTACATAAATAAAACATGCTGATGCAAATATGACCTAATGccatttctttcagcattttgttTGTGCTAAGTGTGAGAAGCCATTCCTTGGACATCGCCATTACGAGAGGAagggcctggcatactgtgaaACCCACTACAATCAGGTAGAGATGGGCTCTTTGGATGTGACACACACTTAGGTGAACTTAAGCTTCTCCACAGTTACGTGCAGAGAGAGCTCTGGGGAAATGTACACTGGGCTATACACGtggctttttaactttttatttgtaaaatcacTTCATACTCAGAGAAAAGtggtaaaataataaatacaaagaaaatacctACATGTTGTACTCAGATTCAGTACCTACTTCATCACGTGTGTGTCCTTCCTGCCTTCTCTGACACACACATAAATGCTCATCTCATTGTATGCGAATCAATGTATACGTACAAAAGCATGCCGATTCTTTTCTAAATCACTTGATGATAAATTCCCTGTGGTCCTTTACCCCTAATGCTTCAGCGTGTACTTCCCAAGAATATGGGACTCACTTGTATAACTGTTATCATTGATTACTCTGTCCATTCCAGTTTTGTCACTTTACCGAGTAATGTCCTTCTGGCCTGTTTTCCACTCCAGTGCTGGGCCCAGTCCAGGGTTCTCATGCTCCTTTACCGTCCTGAAATCTCCAGAGCCGTGTTTTGTTTTCCATCAAGTTGAATAGTAAATTGTTTTCATTGTAGTAAGTAAAAACTAGTCAGTGAACATTTACTGATCATCTCTAGTAACAGCAAATTCTGAGTTTAGGTATAgccaggctattttttttttaattgaaggataattgttttacaatattgtgttggcatCTGCCACACATCAAtgtaaatcagccacaggtatacatatatcccctccttcctgaaATCTCTTCCCATCTCCCATGCTTCCGACtcctctaggtggtcacagagcactcggttgagctccctgtgtcacacagaaaATTCCTTCTTGTTATcttttttacatatggtaatgtatatgtttccacacTATCCTGTcaattcaatggaatattactcagctgtaaaaaaagaACTCATTTGCGTCAGTCCTACTGAGGTGGATAaagctagagcctattatacagagtaaagtaagtcagaaagaaaaatattgtatgttaatgcatgtatatggaagcTAGAAACATGCTGTAGggtatttgtttttaagttttacgAAGAActgaaattatattaaatgtttgGTGTTCTGATACTTAGTTGTAACATATCTTTAattttaccactttttttttgtcttttcccgTTTCCAGCTATTTGGTGATGTTTGTTTCCACTGCAACCGTGTTATAGAAGGCGATGGTGAGCACCTGTAGGGCACCTTTGGACACAAAACCCCTGGGTCATGTGAAAATTGGAAAATGTTGTGATGGTCATCGgttacttttcctctttctttggcGTATTTCCCAAGTGATCTCTAGCCGTGAAATGCTAACTCCTAAGAATCAAACTTGTTGCTCATTTTTGATGACACTATAGGCCAGTGCTGCAAGGTCGTTACCATAGAAACGACTGACCCCGAGTCTTGcttctccctcccatccctggAATTACTTTCCGTGGAAGCTGCGGGGTGTGTTCATTAGGAGCACTTGGGGAGGGTCCCCTGAACCCTGCAGACGTGAACACCTGGTGGTTGTCTCTAGACCTTTCCAGAACCTGCC carries:
- the LIMS1 gene encoding LIM and senescent cell antigen-like-containing domain protein 1 isoform X5, whose product is MLGVASGMTNSNMANALANASCERCRGGFAPAEKIVNSNGELYHEQCFVCAQCFQQFPEGLFYEFEGRKYCEHDFQMLFAPCCHQCGEFIIGRVIKAMNNSWHPECFRCDLCQEVLADIGFVKNAGRHLCRPCHNREKARGLGKYICQKCHAIIDEQPLIFKNDPYHPDHFNCANCGKELTADARELKGELYCLPCHDKMGVPICGACRRPIEGRVVNAMGKQWHVEHFVCAKCEKPFLGHRHYERKGLAYCETHYNQLFGDVCFHCNRVIEGDVVSALNKAWCVHCFACSTCSAKLTLKDKFVEIDLKPVCKHCYEKMPEEFKRRLAKREREAKDKDKQKKKKPVCL
- the LIMS1 gene encoding LIM and senescent cell antigen-like-containing domain protein 1 isoform X3; protein product: MTALQLKELSQSGLYRRRRDRPDSLRLPGQREEVLSNMANALANASCERCRGGFAPAEKIVNSNGELYHEQCFVCAQCFQQFPEGLFYEFEGRKYCEHDFQMLFAPCCHQCGEFIIGRVIKAMNNSWHPECFRCDLCQEVLADIGFVKNAGRHLCRPCHNREKARGLGKYICQKCHAIIDEQPLIFKNDPYHPDHFNCANCGKELTADARELKGELYCLPCHDKMGVPICGACRRPIEGRVVNAMGKQWHVEHFVCAKCEKPFLGHRHYERKGLAYCETHYNQLFGDVCFHCNRVIEGDVVSALNKAWCVHCFACSTCSAKLTLKDKFVEIDLKPVCKHCYEKMPEEFKRRLAKREREAKDKDKQKKKKPVCL
- the LIMS1 gene encoding LIM and senescent cell antigen-like-containing domain protein 1 isoform X1; amino-acid sequence: MALRGLRPAVIPEDQEVPPAARNGEHRGLSSQDERAESRLQRRHSDVRVYKEFCDFYAKFNMANALANASCERCRGGFAPAEKIVNSNGELYHEQCFVCAQCFQQFPEGLFYEFEGRKYCEHDFQMLFAPCCHQCGEFIIGRVIKAMNNSWHPECFRCDLCQEVLADIGFVKNAGRHLCRPCHNREKARGLGKYICQKCHAIIDEQPLIFKNDPYHPDHFNCANCGKELTADARELKGELYCLPCHDKMGVPICGACRRPIEGRVVNAMGKQWHVEHFVCAKCEKPFLGHRHYERKGLAYCETHYNQLFGDVCFHCNRVIEGDVVSALNKAWCVHCFACSTCSAKLTLKDKFVEIDLKPVCKHCYEKMPEEFKRRLAKREREAKDKDKQKKKKPVCL
- the LIMS1 gene encoding LIM and senescent cell antigen-like-containing domain protein 1 isoform X6, yielding MANALANASCERCRGGFAPAEKIVNSNGELYHEQCFVCAQCFQQFPEGLFYEFEGRKYCEHDFQMLFAPCCHQCGEFIIGRVIKAMNNSWHPECFRCDLCQEVLADIGFVKNAGRHLCRPCHNREKARGLGKYICQKCHAIIDEQPLIFKNDPYHPDHFNCANCGKELTADARELKGELYCLPCHDKMGVPICGACRRPIEGRVVNAMGKQWHVEHFVCAKCEKPFLGHRHYERKGLAYCETHYNQLFGDVCFHCNRVIEGDVVSALNKAWCVHCFACSTCSAKLTLKDKFVEIDLKPVCKHCYEKMPEEFKRRLAKREREAKDKDKQKKKKPVCL
- the LIMS1 gene encoding LIM and senescent cell antigen-like-containing domain protein 1 isoform X4, producing MTALQLKELSQSGLYRRRRDRPDSLRLPGQREEVLSNMANALANASCERCRGGFAPAEKIVNSNGELYHEQCFVCAQCFQQFPEGLFYEFEGRKYCEHDFQMLFAPCCHQCGEFIIGRVIKAMNNSWHPECFRCDLCQEVLADIGFVKNAGRHLCRPCHNREKARGLGKYICQKCHAIIDEQPLIFKNDPYHPDHFNCANCGKELTADARELKGELYCLPCHDKMGVPICGACRRPIEGRVVNAMGKQWHVEHFVCAKCEKPFLGHRHYERKGLAYCETHYNQLFGDVCFHCNRVIEGDVVSALNKAWCVHCFACSTCSAKLTLKNKFVEFDMKPVCKKCYEKFPLELKKRLKKLAETLGRK
- the LIMS1 gene encoding LIM and senescent cell antigen-like-containing domain protein 1 isoform X2 — its product is MALRGLRPAVIPEDQEVPPAARNGEHRGLSSQDERAESRLQRRHSDVRVYKEFCDFYAKFNMANALANASCERCRGGFAPAEKIVNSNGELYHEQCFVCAQCFQQFPEGLFYEFEGRKYCEHDFQMLFAPCCHQCGEFIIGRVIKAMNNSWHPECFRCDLCQEVLADIGFVKNAGRHLCRPCHNREKARGLGKYICQKCHAIIDEQPLIFKNDPYHPDHFNCANCGKELTADARELKGELYCLPCHDKMGVPICGACRRPIEGRVVNAMGKQWHVEHFVCAKCEKPFLGHRHYERKGLAYCETHYNQLFGDVCFHCNRVIEGDVVSALNKAWCVHCFACSTCSAKLTLKNKFVEFDMKPVCKKCYEKFPLELKKRLKKLAETLGRK